GTTTGAATCGGATCGTCGGACATTTCTTGGTCAGACCGCCGGCCTGGCAGCTTTTGCGCTGATGCCTAAGAGTCTGTATGCGTTTGGATTTTCGGGTGCGGCGGTGCGTGTGGCGATCATCGGTGCGGGGCGGCAGGGCCGGGCCATCATCGGTGAACTTGCGAAGATTGATGGGGTGGAGATCGCGGCGCTGTGTGACGTGGATTCAACGCGACTCGATGCGGGTCTGAGGCGGACGCGCGGCGCCATCGGCTACGCGGCGCACGAGGCACTGCTCGACAAGGCTGATACCTTTGACGCGGTGTTCATCGCGACGCCGACGCATCTGCATCGCAAGCCAGTTGAGGATTGCATCGCGGCGGGCAAGCATGTGTATTGCGATGGGCCTCTGGCCTCGACGATCGAAGATGCGGCTGCGATCGCGCGTGCGGCGCGGTCGGCGGGGACGGTGTTTCAGTCGGGCATGCAGGGGCGGTCGAATCCGGTGTACACGCTGGCGCGATCGTTCTTCCGGTCCGATTCGGTGCGCGATCTGGTGAGCATTCACGCGCAGCAGAACCGCAAGGCGTCGTGGCGCGTGCCGGCCGACAGCCCGGATCGCGACCGCGCGCTCAACTGGCGGCTCGACCCTGACGTGACGCTCGGTCTGGCTGGCGAACTGGGCACGCAGCAGATCGATACGGTGTGCTGGTTCACGGGGAAGTATCCGGTGTCGGTGCGCGGGCTCGGTTCGGTGCGGCTGCACCGCGACGGGCGCGAAGTCGCGGACACGATCAGTTGCCAACTGGCGTTCGAGGATGGCGCTGTGATGACGTATGACGCGACGCTGGCCAACTCGTATGGCGGGACGTTCGAGACGCTGTTCGGGACCAATGCTGCGATCAAGCTTGCGGGAACGCACGCGTGGATGTTCAAGGAGGCCGACGCCCCGACACAGGGGTGGGAGGTTTATGCGAATCGCCAGCAGTTCCACAATGATGAGGGCATCACGCTGATCGCGGGCGCTACGCAGTTGGCGTCGCAGGGCAAGTTGCAGGAAGGCATCGGTCTGCCGCACGCTCCGCTGTATTATGCGGTGGGCGACTTTCTCAAGAGTGTGGCGAGCGGGGCGAATGTCGCGTGCTCGGCTGAGGAAGGCTATCGCGCGACGGTTGTGGGCATCAAGGCGGCGCAGGCGGTCGCGACCGGGCAGACGGTTTCGATTGCCGAGAGCGATCTGCGGGTGAGCTAATCGGTTTGGGAATGCAAGGGGACGCGGATGGCCAAGCCGGCGTTGCGACTGAGGGATTTCGGGGTTGGCGTGCGTTTGGCGCTGACGCTGCTGGCACTGCTGGTGGTGTTCGGGTGCGCGGCGTCGGGCCTGTACATGAAGAAGTTTCAGGAGAATCGCGACGAGAGGCCTGGATTTACGTTCGATGACATTCGAGCGCACTATCACGGCCTGACGACGTATCCACCGATGCTCAAGGCGCTCGAGAGCGGGCACCCGCCGGAGTTGCCCCAGCGCGAGCGCGACGCCTTGATCTCCTGGCTCAAGAGTGACAGGCTTGCACAGGATTACGACAACTTTGACCTGGGCGATCTGGCGCCCGAAGAGATCATCGTCGGTAACTGTGTGTCGTGTCATGCGCGCAGCGCGACCGGACCGGATGCGATGCCGAAGATGTCGCTTGAGTATTTCGACGATGTGCGGGCGCTGTCGATCTCGCGCACGATCAAGCCGGTCGATGAGAAGATTCTGTATGCGAGTCTGCACACGCATGTGCTGGGGCTGGCGTCATTGACGATTGTGGTGCTTGGTTTGCTGGCGCTGACGCGGTTGCCGGGCGTGATCGTGGGTTTGGTGAGTGTGGTGACGGCAGTGGGGCTGTGTGCAGATCTGGGGGCGTGGGTGCCGGCGCGGCAGCACGCGGTGCTGGTCGAGGTGATTCTTGTTGGCGGGATTGCGTATCAGATCGGGCTGGTGGCGGCACTGGTGCTGGTGGTGTGCGATCTGTGGTGGCCCAAGGCGCGTGCGAGTCAGGCCTGAGTCTGTTCAAAGAGCATCGGCGTCGCCACGTCATCGAGGCGCAGCCGCACGATCGCCAGTGCCGTTGCAGCGGCCCAGGTTCGCACACTTGTGCGGTCGCCGGGGAACCTGAATCGGCGCACGTCGGTTGGCAAGTTTTCTGAGGCCAGCGCGAACCATACGGTGCCGACGGGTTTTGCTTCGCTGCCGCCTTCGGGTCCGGCGATGCCGGTGACGGCGACGGCGTGGGTTGCGCCAAGTCGCGAGCGGGTGCCTTCGGCCATGGCGATGGCGCACGCGCAGCTGACGGCGCCGTGCTCGGCGATGATGGCGGGCTCGACACCGGCCAGTGCGGTCTTGAGCTCGTTGGTGTAGGTCACGAGTCCGCCGAGGTATGTTGCGCTTGCGCCTGCGATGTCGGTCAGCGCGCTGCCGACGAGTCCGCCCGTGCAGCTCTCGACCGTCGCGAGAGTTTCACTGCGTTTGCGCAGGCGCGTAACGATGTGTTCGGCCAGCGAGACGTCGCGCGCGAAGACGAAATCGCCCAGCGCGCTGCGTACGAGCTGCTCAGTCTGGTCGAGCGCGGCCTCATCGAGTCCGGTCGCCCGCAGGCGCACGCTCACGACGCCCTGGCTTGCGGTGGTGCCGACCAGCGGGTTGCGGGTGCGGTCCATGAGGCTTGCGAGTTGCTCGGCCACGGCGCTTTCCCCCAGCCCAAAGGTCGAGAGCACGCGGCACCTGATTGTGCCGATGCCGGCGGCCAGCGGCGTGAGGACCCGCTCGAACATCGGCTTCATCTCGCGCGGCGGGCCGGGCAGGCAGGAGATGCGGCAATCGCCGATCGTGGCGGCCAGTCCGGGCGCTGTGCCGTGTGGGTT
This region of Phycisphaeraceae bacterium genomic DNA includes:
- a CDS encoding Gfo/Idh/MocA family oxidoreductase; this translates as MFESDRRTFLGQTAGLAAFALMPKSLYAFGFSGAAVRVAIIGAGRQGRAIIGELAKIDGVEIAALCDVDSTRLDAGLRRTRGAIGYAAHEALLDKADTFDAVFIATPTHLHRKPVEDCIAAGKHVYCDGPLASTIEDAAAIARAARSAGTVFQSGMQGRSNPVYTLARSFFRSDSVRDLVSIHAQQNRKASWRVPADSPDRDRALNWRLDPDVTLGLAGELGTQQIDTVCWFTGKYPVSVRGLGSVRLHRDGREVADTISCQLAFEDGAVMTYDATLANSYGGTFETLFGTNAAIKLAGTHAWMFKEADAPTQGWEVYANRQQFHNDEGITLIAGATQLASQGKLQEGIGLPHAPLYYAVGDFLKSVASGANVACSAEEGYRATVVGIKAAQAVATGQTVSIAESDLRVS
- a CDS encoding competence/damage-inducible protein A, with the protein product MHHPSATQTAAVLAIGDELILGQTLDTNTQWIAARLTELGFIVREHVTLADDQATIAAAITRLTRDASLLIVTGGLGPTADDLTRHALADAMGQTLITDDAALAAIEAWYTGRGRRMPATNRVQALRPAGAAMIDNPHGTAPGLAATIGDCRISCLPGPPREMKPMFERVLTPLAAGIGTIRCRVLSTFGLGESAVAEQLASLMDRTRNPLVGTTASQGVVSVRLRATGLDEAALDQTEQLVRSALGDFVFARDVSLAEHIVTRLRKRSETLATVESCTGGLVGSALTDIAGASATYLGGLVTYTNELKTALAGVEPAIIAEHGAVSCACAIAMAEGTRSRLGATHAVAVTGIAGPEGGSEAKPVGTVWFALASENLPTDVRRFRFPGDRTSVRTWAAATALAIVRLRLDDVATPMLFEQTQA